A stretch of the Rosa rugosa chromosome 5, drRosRugo1.1, whole genome shotgun sequence genome encodes the following:
- the LOC133712524 gene encoding cyclic nucleotide-gated ion channel 1-like, whose product MNHSKEEENYIEMSSHQDIDHAVENANVPAGEVNVTKKKWERMLRSVSFWNKISVLACMIAVSIDPLFLYIAFLDRDKVCLGTDKRLRTVVLITRSLTDFTFLFHIVYQLREAVKAVAAVSKPKLVQRGNSKLFNWFGHAKAIAKKLSWSSFLTDILAVLPIPHVLILALFYAPNYGFSENKMTLNYMLLAQYVPRMYRIFISSKLFRKNSNMWVKTAFYFFMYILSSHVIGAFWYFSTVQIEAVCWNMALAGNVTFQCDDPPLSQINGDSIRATCLNATGDLSFDYGSFLETIQTRYTGPTRFREKLFYFVWWGLKNLSNYGTDIDTSEFIWENCFAILVSGIGLVLFAFLIGNMQECMQSSEEKKVATDKVQMKEQELQEWMDKNGLPEKLGKDAEKLRIEIMKKITENLKDDKNAVVQNLFSLLPWNTVKDLKLSICMSMLKKVRRLENMDERGLRLICHYLKPVTYTEKTIAFRMGEPLDSMLFIMEGIMLIYPTSTTATTTTDHQVGAANIRSPSKIRGSLENGDVYGEEQLLSWASPPDMSISYAELPILTENVKCLSEVEGFVLTAKDLKNVVSLYKLHGNYNSSSHLVEEVERSISRGTSMVRRTRINPTPWPGTDQGGNEETDIQNSNN is encoded by the exons ATGAATCACTCAAAGGAGGAGGAAAACTACATTGAAATGAG CTCTCACCAAGATATAGATCATGCTGTCGAAAATGCTAACGTGCCAGCCGGAGAAGTAAATGTAACAAAGAAGAAATGGGAAAGAATGCTGCGTTCAGTTTCATTTTGGAATAAGATATCTGTGCTTGCATGTATGATTGCGGTCTCAATCGATCCTTTGTTTCTTTACATTGCATTTCTTGATCGTGATAAAGTGTGCCTCGGAACGGACAAAAGGCTGAGGACTGTAGTCCTCATTACGCGATCACTCACAGATTTCACGTTCCTATTTCATATTGTATATCAACTTCGTGAAGCTGTGAAAGCAGTGGCCGCTGTGTCCAAGCCCAAGCTGGTACAGAGAGGCAACTCAAAACTCTTCAACTGGTTTGGACACGCTAAGGCAATAGCTAAGAAGTTGTCATGGAGCTCTTTCCTAACTGACATTTTAGCTGTTCTTCCAATTCCTCAC GTGCTAATATTAGCTCTTTTTTATGCTCCCAATTATGGATTTTCAGAGAACAAAATGACTTTGAATTACATGCTTCTCGCGCAATATGTTCCAAGAATGTATCGGATCTTCATCTCGTCTAAGCTGTTTAGAAAAAATAGTAACATGTGGGTCAAAACtgctttctatttttttatgtaCATCCTCTCAAGTCAT GTAATTGGAGCCTTTTGGTACTTCAGTACTGTTCAAATCGAGGCAGTATGTTGGAACATGGCCCTGGCTGGAAATGTCACTTTCCAATGTGATGACCCTCCTCTATCTCAAATCAATGGTGACAGCATTCGTGCCACTTGCCTAAATGCGACAGGAGATTTATCATTTGATTATGGATCATTTCTAGAGACAATTCAAACCCGCTACACAGGACCTACAAGATTCCGCGAAAAGTTATTTTACTTTGTGTGGTGGGGACTTAAAAATCTAAG TAACTATGGTACAGACATTGATACAAGTGAGTTTATTTGGGAAAATTGCTTTGCAATTCTTGTTTCTGGTATTGGCCTAGTGCTATTTGCCTTTCTCATTGGAAATATGCAG GAGTGTATGCAATCCTCCGAGGAAAAGAAAGTGGCAACTGATAAGGTTCAAATGAAAGAGCAAGAACTACAAGAATGGATGGACAAAAATGGTCTTCCTGAGAAGTTGGGCAAAGACGCTGAGAAGTTGAGGATAGAGATCATGAAAAAGATAACAGAGAACTTGAAAGACGACAAAAATGCTGTAGTACAAAACCtgttctctcttcttccctGGAATACCGTAAAAGATCTCAAACTTTCTATTTGCATGAGTATGCTAAAGAAA GTACGAAGGCTCGAAAATATGGATGAAAGAGGATTGAGACTGATCTGCCACTATCTCAAGCCAGTGACCTACACTGAGAAAACAATTGCTTTTCGAATGGGAGAACCACTTGATAGCATGCTCTTTATCATGGAAGGTATTATGTTGATCTACCCGACTAGTACTACTGCTACTACTACAACTGACCATCAAGTTGGAGCAGCAAATATACGTTCCCCATCAAAAATCCGCGGGTCCCTTGAGAACGGTGATGTTTATGGAGAAGAACAACTTCTGAGTTGGGCATCACCACCCGACATGTCTATCTCTTATGCAGAGCTTCCTATCTTAACCGAAAATGTAAAATGTCTTTCAGAAGTCGAAGGCTTTGTTCTCACTGCCAAGGACTTGAAAAATGTAGTCTCCTTGTACAAGTTACATGGGAATTACAATAGTTCCAGCCATCTAGTGGAGGAGGTGGAACGTTCTATCTCAAGAGGAACATCAATGGTTCGTCGTACCCGCATTAATCCTACCCCATGGCCAGGCACAGATCAGGGCGGGAACGAGGAAACAgatattcaaaattcaaataactGA